The following are encoded in a window of Synergistaceae bacterium genomic DNA:
- a CDS encoding rod shape-determining protein, giving the protein MFGTDIGIDLGTATVLIYEKHHGVVLREPSVVAVDQDTGEILAVGYDAKSMVGRTPGSITSVRPLRDGVIANYAMTEAMLQHFMRRITKGTQKFFRNRAMICVPSGATDVERRAVLEAALEVGAREAYLIEEPMAAAIGANLNVEEARGKMIVDIGGGTTDIAVISLGGVVVSKSLRLGGDKFDEGITRYLRRQYNLAIGDQTAENLKIMIGTCVPLEQDQRMIVKGRDLVQGLPRQIEVTSSAVNMAIGEMIQTLVDGIRNVLELTPPELSADIIDRGIVLTGGGALLHGLPELIAQQTGINCFTAENPMESVALGTGKALAEIDSLKGTGRSTMLVNLKRSSRKRY; this is encoded by the coding sequence TTGTTCGGAACTGATATAGGTATAGATTTAGGGACTGCCACAGTATTAATTTACGAGAAACATCACGGAGTTGTCCTGCGTGAGCCTTCTGTTGTTGCGGTTGACCAGGACACCGGGGAGATTCTCGCGGTTGGCTATGACGCTAAAAGCATGGTAGGCAGGACTCCGGGAAGTATTACATCTGTCAGGCCGCTAAGGGACGGAGTAATAGCGAATTACGCGATGACTGAGGCAATGTTGCAGCACTTCATGAGGCGAATCACTAAAGGGACACAGAAATTTTTCCGCAACAGGGCAATGATATGCGTTCCTTCCGGGGCTACTGACGTTGAACGCAGAGCGGTACTTGAGGCGGCATTAGAGGTCGGAGCGCGTGAGGCGTATTTGATTGAGGAGCCAATGGCCGCGGCAATCGGTGCGAATCTGAATGTCGAGGAAGCCCGCGGGAAAATGATTGTCGACATAGGCGGAGGAACTACGGACATTGCGGTGATTTCGCTGGGCGGGGTTGTCGTGTCGAAATCTCTGCGGCTCGGCGGGGACAAGTTTGACGAGGGAATTACGCGGTATTTGCGCCGTCAGTATAATCTCGCAATCGGAGATCAGACAGCGGAGAACCTCAAAATCATGATTGGTACGTGCGTACCGCTGGAGCAGGATCAGCGTATGATAGTCAAAGGGCGCGACTTAGTGCAGGGACTCCCGCGTCAAATTGAGGTAACAAGCTCGGCGGTAAACATGGCCATAGGCGAAATGATTCAGACTCTTGTTGACGGGATTCGGAATGTTCTTGAGCTAACTCCCCCGGAACTTTCAGCCGACATAATCGACAGGGGCATAGTGCTTACAGGCGGAGGGGCATTGCTTCACGGACTCCCGGAATTAATCGCACAGCAGACAGGCATAAACTGCTTCACGGCGGAAAATCCGATGGAGTCAGTTGCACTCGGAACAGGCAAAGCCCTCGCGGAAATTGACAGCCTCAAAGGAACAGGCAGAAGCACAATGTTAGTCAACCTCAAACGCTCATCACGGAAACGCTACTAG
- the larB gene encoding nickel pincer cofactor biosynthesis protein LarB, protein MLLFRGGENFLDGTKKILHELHGHNITVEEAYLKLREQPFEDIGYAKVDLHRKIRQGASEVIYGAGKTPGQIAGIIDVMKSRGQNTILITRLSQDSADELHRLGCEVDYHPDARAAVYGEIPRPEGSGFILVATGGTSDIPVAEEAALTAETLGNRVKRLYDVGVAGLHRILSHVDDVMSASVIVAVAGMEGALASVIGGLADCPVIAVPTSVGYGASFGGVSALLAMLNSCASGVSVVNIDNGFGAGYLASMINRIRTESESRP, encoded by the coding sequence ATGCTATTATTTCGCGGAGGTGAAAATTTCTTGGACGGCACAAAGAAAATACTTCACGAGCTTCACGGACATAATATCACTGTTGAGGAAGCATACCTTAAATTACGGGAGCAGCCTTTTGAGGATATTGGCTATGCTAAAGTTGACCTTCACCGAAAAATTCGGCAGGGAGCGTCTGAGGTCATTTACGGCGCGGGCAAAACTCCCGGGCAGATAGCCGGAATAATTGACGTAATGAAATCCCGCGGGCAGAATACTATTCTCATCACCCGTTTGTCGCAGGACTCAGCGGACGAGCTTCACCGCCTAGGCTGTGAGGTAGATTATCACCCTGACGCAAGAGCCGCTGTTTACGGAGAAATTCCCCGGCCTGAAGGAAGCGGATTCATTCTCGTTGCAACAGGGGGGACAAGTGATATACCAGTCGCAGAAGAAGCCGCCCTCACAGCTGAGACTCTCGGAAACCGCGTAAAACGACTCTATGATGTCGGAGTCGCCGGCCTTCACCGTATACTATCGCATGTCGATGACGTAATGAGCGCGAGTGTTATTGTCGCCGTCGCAGGGATGGAGGGAGCATTAGCCAGCGTTATCGGGGGGCTTGCGGATTGTCCTGTTATCGCCGTTCCTACGAGCGTGGGCTACGGGGCTTCATTCGGCGGGGTAAGTGCGCTTCTTGCCATGCTGAACTCATGCGCCAGCGGTGTCAGCGTCGTGAATATAGATAACGGATTCGGCGCGGGGTATTTGGCCTCAATGATAAACAGAATACGCACGGAGAGTGAGTCCCGGCCATGA
- a CDS encoding acylphosphatase — MSYYEDRSNFIRVRALISGRVQHVGFRYWACQQAERLGLTGTVENLFDGRVEVVMQGPPECVNEMKEKLRRGPSMAIVKQVIFYRERVDSEETNFGEIY, encoded by the coding sequence ATGAGTTACTACGAGGACAGGAGCAATTTTATCCGCGTTAGGGCGTTAATCTCCGGGAGAGTCCAGCACGTTGGCTTCAGGTATTGGGCATGTCAGCAGGCTGAAAGGCTCGGACTAACGGGAACGGTTGAGAATCTTTTTGACGGACGTGTAGAAGTCGTAATGCAGGGGCCTCCCGAATGCGTCAACGAAATGAAAGAGAAGCTCCGCCGCGGGCCGTCAATGGCAATAGTGAAGCAGGTCATATTTTACCGTGAGAGAGTCGACAGTGAAGAGACAAATTTCGGCGAGATATATTAA
- a CDS encoding [FeFe] hydrogenase, group A, translated as MVNATINGKAIQVPENTTILEAAKLNHITIPHLCYLKNVNEIGACRVCVVEIEGLDRLVSSCNTYVQEGMKIITNSPKVRQARRTNVELILSQHNARCAECVRSGNCELQTTANDLGINTFPYHEDIAAFRWNSDFPLIRNDDKCIKCMRCVQVCEKIQQMNVWDIAKSGSRTTVGVTGGKEITDPEVHCTICGQCITHCPVGALVERDDTQKVRDAFAQGDKIMIASVAPAVRTSWGEKLGLSHEEASAERLAAALRAVGFNYVFDTDFSADLTIMEEGSEFVAKLKNAAAGKPEKFPMFTSCCPGWVRFIKMEFPDLVPNLSSAKSPQQMFGAIIKTWYAQILGVEADKIYHVSFMPCTAKKYECDVDCMNASGARDIDVVLTVRELDRLIKSEGIDVKALSDGEFDAPLGTASGAGHIFGTTGGVMEAALRSAYYLVTGKNPDANAFRYVRDYDGIKETEFEIAGKKLRIAVAHGLGNIRRLCEDVRSGKAQYDFIECMACPTGCAGGGGQPIEEGNELGESRGKILLDMDRKMTLRFSHENPSIVQCYKEYLGEPLGEKAHHLLHTDQSKWELWK; from the coding sequence ATGGTAAACGCGACAATTAACGGCAAGGCAATACAAGTCCCCGAAAACACAACGATACTTGAGGCCGCAAAGCTCAATCACATAACCATTCCGCATTTGTGCTACCTCAAGAACGTAAACGAAATAGGCGCGTGCCGTGTCTGCGTCGTCGAAATAGAAGGGCTTGACCGTCTCGTGTCATCATGCAACACTTACGTTCAGGAAGGCATGAAGATTATCACGAACAGCCCGAAAGTCAGACAGGCAAGAAGGACGAACGTTGAATTAATCCTCTCACAGCATAACGCAAGGTGCGCTGAGTGCGTCCGCTCCGGGAACTGTGAGCTTCAGACGACAGCAAACGATTTAGGAATTAACACGTTCCCTTACCACGAGGATATAGCCGCGTTCAGATGGAACAGCGATTTTCCGTTAATCCGAAACGATGACAAGTGCATAAAGTGTATGCGCTGTGTTCAGGTCTGCGAAAAGATTCAGCAAATGAACGTGTGGGACATCGCCAAGTCAGGCTCACGCACAACAGTAGGCGTTACGGGCGGAAAAGAAATCACAGATCCCGAAGTACACTGCACAATCTGCGGGCAGTGCATAACACATTGCCCGGTCGGCGCATTGGTTGAGCGCGATGACACGCAGAAGGTTCGCGACGCATTCGCACAGGGCGACAAGATCATGATCGCGTCAGTAGCTCCGGCTGTGAGAACGTCATGGGGCGAAAAGCTCGGACTTTCACACGAGGAAGCAAGCGCGGAGAGACTCGCGGCGGCATTACGGGCTGTAGGGTTCAATTACGTGTTTGATACAGATTTTTCTGCTGACTTGACGATCATGGAGGAAGGCTCAGAATTTGTAGCGAAACTCAAGAACGCAGCAGCAGGAAAGCCGGAGAAATTCCCGATGTTCACATCATGCTGCCCGGGCTGGGTACGCTTCATAAAGATGGAATTTCCTGATCTTGTGCCGAATCTCTCATCAGCGAAATCACCTCAGCAGATGTTCGGTGCAATCATCAAGACGTGGTACGCACAGATTCTCGGAGTTGAGGCCGACAAGATATATCACGTGTCATTCATGCCCTGCACCGCAAAGAAGTATGAGTGCGATGTTGACTGCATGAACGCTTCAGGCGCGAGGGATATTGATGTAGTCTTGACAGTGAGAGAGCTTGACAGGCTCATAAAGTCGGAAGGAATTGACGTAAAAGCGCTCTCAGACGGAGAATTTGACGCACCCCTCGGAACAGCGTCGGGAGCTGGTCATATTTTCGGGACGACCGGCGGAGTCATGGAGGCGGCATTACGGAGCGCGTATTACCTCGTTACGGGCAAGAACCCGGACGCAAATGCATTCCGCTACGTTCGCGACTATGACGGCATAAAGGAAACAGAATTTGAGATTGCCGGAAAGAAACTGCGTATTGCCGTAGCTCACGGACTGGGAAATATCCGCAGGCTTTGCGAGGATGTCAGGAGCGGAAAAGCTCAGTATGATTTCATTGAGTGCATGGCCTGCCCGACAGGGTGCGCGGGCGGAGGCGGTCAGCCCATCGAGGAAGGTAACGAACTCGGAGAAAGCCGCGGGAAAATCCTTCTCGACATGGACAGGAAGATGACTCTGCGATTCTCACACGAGAACCCGTCAATCGTTCAGTGCTACAAGGAATACCTTGGCGAACCGTTAGGCGAAAAGGCACATCACCTTCTTCACACAGATCAGTCAAAGTGGGAGCTGTGGAAGTAA
- a CDS encoding FAD-dependent oxidoreductase, with translation MSRLSIMNETKAQAAVESLHKDLERRVTGAPPALCPLDVASSYLKVCAAQTCGKCVPCRVGLPQLERLIDDLIDGKGNMKTVETIEKTAEAISTSADCAIGYEAANMVLKGVKGFREDYEAHAKGHQCTSEGFRAVPCVTLCPAHVDIPGYIALVNAGRYADAVRLIRKDNPFPSVCAMVCEHPCENKCRRRMVDDAINIRGLKLYAIDHAGHVPVYREGEKPAPATGKKVAIVGGGPSGISAAYYLGMMGHSVEIFEQRKRLGGMLRYGIPSYRLPREVLHEEIETLLTAGDIKVHKEVSIGGKDYPLSKLRENFDAVYIAIGAHTDKSLRIPGEDADGVMSAVTLLRRIGDEDFPDFRGKKVVVVGGGNVAMDCARSSLRLNADKVTLAYRRRKDDMTALAEEVEATEVEGCEIIELAAPLKVEVEDGKAKALWVKQQMISNIKGGRPAPKDASADPIRIEADIIVVAIGQGIDSHNFEESGIAVKWGCIEAFDSEQVKGDKMEGVFSGGDCVSGPATVIRAIAAGKVAAANIDEYLGFHHPITLPVEIPDPVPHNRPACGRVKMRERPIDQRIHDFELVEKGMTQEEMEQESGRCLRCDYYGFGKFREGREVKW, from the coding sequence AAAGCTCAGGCCGCCGTAGAATCCCTTCACAAAGACCTTGAACGGCGTGTTACGGGTGCGCCCCCTGCTCTTTGTCCGCTTGACGTTGCGAGCAGCTATCTCAAAGTTTGCGCCGCACAGACCTGCGGAAAATGTGTGCCCTGCCGCGTGGGTCTTCCTCAGCTTGAGAGGCTCATTGATGATTTGATTGACGGCAAAGGAAATATGAAGACCGTTGAGACGATCGAGAAGACTGCAGAAGCTATTTCAACATCCGCTGACTGCGCTATAGGTTACGAGGCCGCTAACATGGTCTTGAAGGGCGTGAAAGGATTCCGCGAGGACTACGAAGCACACGCTAAAGGCCATCAGTGCACATCAGAAGGATTCCGGGCTGTTCCGTGCGTAACGTTATGCCCCGCGCATGTAGACATTCCCGGATATATCGCTCTCGTGAACGCCGGAAGATATGCCGACGCAGTGAGACTCATCCGCAAAGATAACCCGTTCCCGTCAGTCTGCGCTATGGTCTGCGAACATCCCTGCGAGAACAAATGCCGCAGGAGAATGGTAGATGACGCGATAAACATTCGCGGCCTCAAACTTTACGCGATAGATCACGCCGGCCATGTTCCTGTTTACCGTGAAGGCGAGAAGCCCGCGCCCGCAACAGGGAAGAAGGTCGCCATTGTCGGAGGAGGCCCAAGCGGAATTTCAGCCGCATATTATCTCGGCATGATGGGACACAGCGTAGAAATCTTTGAACAGCGCAAGAGACTCGGCGGAATGCTCCGTTACGGAATCCCGTCATACAGACTCCCGCGTGAAGTCCTGCATGAAGAGATTGAAACATTGCTCACTGCCGGGGACATCAAAGTACACAAAGAGGTATCAATCGGCGGAAAAGATTACCCGCTCTCAAAGCTCCGCGAGAATTTTGACGCTGTATATATCGCAATCGGAGCGCACACGGATAAATCATTACGGATTCCCGGCGAGGACGCAGACGGCGTTATGTCGGCTGTAACACTCTTGCGGAGAATCGGCGATGAGGATTTCCCCGATTTTCGCGGGAAAAAGGTTGTCGTTGTCGGAGGCGGTAACGTTGCTATGGACTGCGCGAGATCGTCATTACGTCTCAACGCGGACAAAGTTACATTAGCTTACCGCAGGCGCAAAGATGACATGACAGCATTAGCGGAGGAAGTAGAAGCGACAGAGGTTGAAGGGTGCGAGATTATAGAGCTTGCCGCCCCGCTGAAGGTTGAAGTTGAAGACGGAAAAGCCAAAGCACTCTGGGTGAAACAGCAGATGATAAGCAACATTAAAGGAGGCCGCCCCGCTCCCAAAGACGCAAGCGCAGATCCTATACGCATTGAGGCAGATATTATCGTTGTTGCGATTGGGCAGGGAATCGACTCGCACAATTTCGAGGAGTCCGGGATTGCGGTCAAATGGGGCTGCATTGAGGCATTCGACAGCGAGCAGGTTAAAGGCGACAAAATGGAGGGCGTTTTCTCCGGGGGAGACTGCGTATCAGGCCCCGCGACAGTAATACGAGCCATCGCCGCAGGAAAAGTCGCCGCCGCTAACATTGATGAATATCTCGGCTTCCATCACCCGATAACGCTTCCTGTTGAAATTCCTGACCCCGTTCCGCATAACCGCCCGGCCTGCGGAAGAGTCAAAATGCGCGAGCGTCCGATTGACCAGCGTATTCACGATTTCGAGCTTGTCGAAAAGGGAATGACACAGGAGGAAATGGAACAGGAGTCGGGAAGGTGCTTACGGTGCGACTATTACGGCTTCGGAAAATTCAGAGAGGGGCGTGAAGTGAAATGGTAA